A genomic window from Deinococcus detaillensis includes:
- a CDS encoding NAD-dependent epimerase/dehydratase family protein, protein MNVLILGGTQFIGRHTVEAALAAGHRVSVFNRGQSPDELPTEIERLRGDRDQGKAGLTALVGRQWDACVDVSGYLPQQVRASTELLSGQVGRYVYISSRAIYAEPCPLLITEQSALQAPAAEDITEINGETYGPLKVVCEQIVQALYPDAYTILRPQIVVGPYDSNLRYPYWAVRTTAGGVMLAPGDGSDHLQVADVRDVARFVLKVIVDGRSGVFNLAGPRLTWADFLRRCGATDVHWVDADTLKRALPDTEELSLYVADTDPQAGRMNVSFDRAIKAGFTLTAPEVTARDTRIWCSRQPMPFTLTSEREAQVLSRLDPT, encoded by the coding sequence GTGAACGTGCTGATTCTCGGTGGAACTCAGTTTATCGGGCGGCACACCGTGGAAGCCGCCCTCGCGGCGGGGCACCGAGTCAGCGTCTTCAACCGGGGCCAGTCGCCGGATGAGCTGCCTACCGAAATCGAGCGCCTGCGCGGCGATAGAGATCAGGGCAAAGCGGGCCTGACCGCGTTGGTGGGCCGCCAGTGGGACGCCTGCGTGGATGTCAGCGGTTACCTGCCCCAGCAGGTCAGGGCCAGCACCGAACTGCTCAGCGGGCAAGTCGGGCGCTACGTGTATATCAGCTCGCGGGCCATTTACGCCGAGCCGTGTCCGCTGCTCATCACCGAGCAGTCGGCCTTGCAAGCACCCGCTGCCGAAGACATAACCGAGATCAACGGTGAAACCTACGGGCCGCTCAAAGTGGTCTGCGAACAAATTGTGCAAGCCCTCTACCCCGACGCCTATACCATTCTGCGGCCTCAAATCGTGGTCGGCCCGTATGATTCCAACCTGCGTTACCCGTACTGGGCGGTGCGGACAACAGCGGGCGGCGTGATGCTGGCTCCCGGTGACGGCTCCGATCATTTGCAAGTCGCCGACGTGCGCGACGTGGCCCGATTTGTGCTGAAGGTGATCGTAGACGGGCGTTCTGGAGTCTTTAACCTGGCGGGGCCGCGCCTGACTTGGGCCGATTTTTTGCGGCGCTGCGGCGCTACGGACGTGCATTGGGTAGATGCGGACACACTCAAACGGGCGCTGCCGGATACCGAAGAACTCAGCTTGTATGTGGCCGACACCGATCCGCAGGCGGGACGCATGAACGTCAGCTTCGACCGGGCAATCAAAGCGGGCTTTACGCTGACGGCTCCCGAAGTCACGGCGCGGGACACGCGAATTTGGTGCAGCCGTCAGCCGATGCCTTTTACCCTGACTTCCGAACGCGAAGCGCAGGTGCTCAGCAGACTTGACCCGACTTGA